The Camelina sativa cultivar DH55 chromosome 14, Cs, whole genome shotgun sequence genome includes a window with the following:
- the LOC104739852 gene encoding uncharacterized protein LOC104739852, with amino-acid sequence MKKLYRKGTVHPSPPPQIKSDDHLYSLLPVAIFSLAAVLSPEDREVLAYLISTASYSGDRNPTSRLNKTKAHKKAHFDNHSPLFNCDCFSCYTSYWVRWDLSPSRQLIHEIIDAFEDSLEKKKNNNKKKNVTGKKDRRKRPVKSSSLLLASSSFGADDSEIPSRLGESVVNSCPCSSELGDGGGCNGGLEPTEEFCGGDARQEAEEEEEKGTVRRFVSFIGEKVFGVWG; translated from the coding sequence ATGAAGAAGCTCTACAGAAAAGGAACCGTACACCCATCGCCGCCGCCGCAGATAAAATCCGACGACCACCTTTATTCTCTTCTTCCGGTCGCTATCTTCTCACTAGCGGCAGTTCTCTCCCCGGAAGACCGTGAAGTTTTGGCCTATCTCATATCAACCGCTTCTTACTCCGGCGACCGAAACCCTACCTCTCGTCTGAATAAGACCAAAGCTCACAAGAAAGCTCATTTCGACAATCACTCGCCTCTCTTTAACTGTGACTGTTTCAGCTGCTACACGAGTTATTGGGTCAGATGGGACTTGTCACCGAGTCGTCAGCTTATTCACGAAATCATCGACGCTTTCGAAGAtagcttggagaagaagaagaacaacaacaaaaagaagaacgtGACCGGTAAGAAAGATCGGAGAAAGCGTCCTGTgaagtcttcttctttgcttcttgcTAGCTCTAGCTTTGGTGCGGATGATTCGGAGATTCCGAGTCGACTCGGTGAGTCAGTTGTGAATTCGTGTCCGTGTTCAAGTGAGTTGGGTGATGGTGGTGGTTGCAACGGCGGTTTGGAACCAACGGAGGAGTTTTGTGGTGGAGATGCTCGTCAAGAAgcggaagaggaggaggagaaggggACCGTAAGGAGATTTGTGAGTTTCATTGGTGAGaaagtttttggtgtttggGGATAA
- the LOC104739853 gene encoding uncharacterized protein LOC104739853, with amino-acid sequence MVEIVGRFMRTAAAFDVAAARARPPCGSSSGSDHSLDDTADLWDMVESFIDREVEEASSKEVPEEEDDKSDEDYEDVKERLREILENHGGEERQRIMDVAVNVSRFVVGEKRHFMAYLRGKGFDAGLCKSRWVKFGKNTAGKYEYVDVKGGDNNRYIVETNLAGEFEIARPTTRYLSLLAQIPRVFVGTPEELKQLVRIMSFEIRRSMKRAEIYVPPWRRNGYMQAKWFGHYKRTSNEVVSKVKSCDCGLRVGFEELVKTTAFNGFKEWENKRSGLKVGQLTVAFNDSGLGL; translated from the exons ATGGTAGAGATTGTGGGGAGGTTCATGAGAACAGCGGCGGCTTTTGACGTGGCGGCGGCGCGTGCACGTCCTCCGTGCGGTAGCAGCAGCGGAAGCGATCACTCTCTGGATGACACAGCGGATCTTTGGGATATGGTCGAATCTTTTATCGacagagaagtagaagaagctTCATCTAAGGAGGTtcctgaggaagaagatgataagtCAGATGAGGATTACGAAGATGTGAAGGAGAGGCTGCGTGAGATTCTTGAAAATCACGGAGGCGAAGAGCGGCAGAGAATAATGGATGTGGCCGTGAATGTTAGTCGGTTCGTTGTCGGAGAGAAACGTCACTTTATGGCTTATCTACGTGGCAAAGGGTTTGATGCAG GTCTCTGCAAGTCCCGGTGGGTGAAATTTGGTAAGAACACAGCCGGGAAGTACGAATACGTCGACGTTAAGGGAGGAGATAATAACCGTTACATCGTCGAGACTAATCTGGCCGGAGAGTTCGAGATTGCTCGGCCAACGACAAGATACCTCTCCCTCTTAGCTCAAATACCACGTGTCTTTGTGGGAACACCTGAGGAGCTAAAACAGCTTGTGAGGATCATGAGCTTTGAGATCAGACGATCAATGAAGCGAGCAGAGATTTACGTGCCGCCATGGAGAAGGAACGGTTATATGCAAGCCAAGTGGTTCGGTCACTATAAACGAACCTCTAACGAAGTGGTGAGTAAGGTTAAGAGCTGTGACTGTGGACTGCGTGTAGGGTTTGAGGAATTGGTTAAGACGACGGCGTTTAATGGTTTTAAGGAGTGGGAGAATAAGAGGAGTGGTTTGAAGGTTGGCCAGCTTACGGTGGCTTTCAACGACAGTGGATTGGGGTTgtaa
- the LOC109128640 gene encoding putative F-box/kelch-repeat protein At1g12170 → MESSLREYQADGYQFHSLASMIYTHNGSSGYGRKTDIYELENNEWKCTNSSPEVRIRTCIDVSLNGNLYWIVYETDNYLIQSFDFSKEVYRVFCVLPWNTNSYNFPALSTFKKDRLSVLKRINGANNIIEVWVTKNKINNDDGKHVTWINFMTVSVPFFLGIRPSYFIDNVCKKSLVICCKDENEQLCIYIVRGNALTKIQIDVEAKDYINHCFYVPSLTPIPGKSSDFQN, encoded by the exons ATGGAGAGTTCACTTCGAG AGTATCAAGCTGATGGTTACCAATTTCACTCGCTTGCCTCAATGATTTACACGCACAATGGTTCAAGTGGTTATGGGAGAAAAACTGATATCTACGAGTTAGAAAATAATGAGTGGAAGTGTACAAATTCTTCTCCAGAAGTACGTATCCGCACATGTATTGATGTGTCTTTGAATGGAAATTTATATTGGATTGTTTATGAGACCGATAACTATCTTAtccaaagtttcgatttttcgAAAGAAGTATATAGAGTTTTTTGTGTTCTACCGTGGAATACGAACTCTTACAATTTCCCAGCCCTCTCAACCTTTAAGAAAGATCGACTTTCAGTGTTAAAAAGAATCAATGGAGCAAATAATATAATTGAGGTTTGGGTGacaaaaaacaagattaatAATGACGATGGGAAGCATGTAACGTGGATAAACTTCATGACGGTTtctgtacctttttttttgggcattCGTCCAAGTTACTTCATCGATAATGTTTGCAAAAAGAGTCTTGTCATCTGTTGTAAGGATGAAAATGAACAGCTTTGCATTTATATTGTGAGGGGCAATGCGTTGACGAAGATTCAAATAGACGTTGAGGCTAAAGATTATATTAATCATTGTTTCTATGTTCCCAGTTTGACACCAATTCCTGGAAAGAGTTCagattttcaaaactaa
- the LOC104739851 gene encoding pyrophosphate--fructose 6-phosphate 1-phosphotransferase subunit beta 1, whose protein sequence is MAPALAVTRDLASAAGSPDNAPAKGRASVYSEVQSSRINNALPLPSVLKGAFKIVEGPASTAAGNPDEIAKLFPGLYGQPSVAVVPDQNAPTSAQKLKIGVVLSGGQAPGGHNVISGLFDYLQERAKGSTFYGFKGGPAGIMKCKYVELNAEYIQPYRNQGGFDMICSGRDKIETPDQFKQAEETAKKLDLDGLVVIGGDDSNTNACLLAENFRSKNLKTRVIGCPKTIDGDLKCKEVPTSFGFDTACKIYSEMIGNVMIDARSTGKYYHFVRLMGRAASHITLECALQTHPNITIIGEEVSAQKQTLKNVTDYMVDVICKRAELGYNYGVILIPEGLIDFIPEVQELIAELNEILANEVVDENGLWKKKLTEQSLKLFDLLPEAIQEQLMLERDPHGNVQVAKIETEKMLIQMVESELEKRKQVGAYKGQFMGQSHFFGYEGRCGLPTNFDATYCYALGYGAGALLNSGKTGLISSVGNLAAPVDDWTVGGTALTALMDVERRHGKFKPVIKKAMVELEGAPFKKFASLREEWALKNRYISPGPIQFTGPGSEALSHTLLLELGAQ, encoded by the exons ATGGCCCCTGCTCTTGCCGTTACCCGAGATCTCGCCTCCGCCGCCGGATCTCCCGACAATGCTCCGGCGAAAGGACGTGCTTCGGTTTACAGCGAAGTTCAATCAAGCCGTATTAACAACGCTCTCCCTTTGCCTTCTGTTCTTAAAGGAGCTTTCAAAATCGTCGAAGGTCCCGCTAGTACCGCCGCCGGGAATCCAG ATGAGATAGCGAAGTTGTTTCCGGGTCTATATGGCCAGCCATCTGTAGCAGTGGTTCCAGATCAGAATGCACCTACTTCTGCACAGAAGTTGAAGATTGGGGTTGTTTTGTCCGGTGGTCAGGCACCTGGTGGGCACAATGTTATATCTGGACTGTTTG ATTACCTGCAAGAGCGTGCCAAAGGTAGCACATTTTACGGGTTCAAGGGTGGTCCAGCTGGTATCATGAAGTGCAAATATGTTGAGTTGAATGCAGAATATATTCAGCCTTACAGAAATCAG GGTGGTTTTGACATGATCTGCAGTGGAAGAGACAAGATTGAAACACCCGACCAG TTTAAACAAGCTGAAGAAACAGCAAAGAAGCTAGATTTGGATGGATTGGTGGTTATTGGTGGAGATGACTCCAACACCAATGCTTGCCTCCTCGCTGAAAACTTCAG GAGTAAGAACTTGAAAACCCGAGTCATTGGGTGCCCCAAGACCATTGATGGTGATTTGAAATGCAAAGAGGTTCCTACTAGTTTTGGGTTTGATACAGCTTGCAAG ATTTACTCTGAAATGATTGGGAATGTCATGATTGATGCAAGGTCAACTGGCAAGTATTATCATT TTGTACGACTTATGGGCCGAGCTGCTTCCCACATTACACTTGAGTGTGCTTTACAAACTCACCCTAACATAACAATTATTGGAGAAGAG GTGTCCGCCCAGAAGCAGACTTTGAAGAATGTCACGGACTACATGGTAGATGTTATCTGCAAACGTGCTGAACTTGGTTACAACTATGGTGTCATACTGATTCCAGAAGGTCTGATCGATTTTATCCCCGAG GTCCAAGAGCTGATCGCAGAACTGAATGAGATTTTGGCAAATGAGGTTGTAGATGAAAATGGgctttggaagaagaagctcaCCGAGCAATCATTGAAGCTGTTTGATCTTCTGCCTGAAGCGATTCAGGAGCAGCTGATGCTCGAGAGAGACCCACATGGAAATGTCCAG GTTGCCAAGATTGAGACTGAGAAGATGCTTATTCAGATGGTTGAAAGTGAACTGGAGAAAAGAAAGCAAGTTGGTGCCTACAAGGGACAATTCATGGGACAGTCTCATTTCTTCGG GTATGAAGGAAGATGCGGCTTGCCTACAAACTTTGATGCTACATACTGTTATGCACTCGGTTATGGCGCTGGAGCACTCCTCAACAGTGGGAAAACCGGACTGATTTCTTCG GTCGGGAACTTGGCTGCTCCTGTGGATGACTGGACCGTAGGTGGGACTGCTCTCACTGCCTTGATGGATGTCGAGAGGAGACAcg GTAAGTTCAAGCCTGTGATCAAGAAAGCAATGGTGGAACTTGAAG GTGCACCTTTTAAGAAATTTGCATCGCTGCGTGAGGAATGGGCATTGAAGAACCGATACATCAGCCCAG GTCCGATCCAATTCACAGGGCCTGGTTCAGAAGCTCTCAGCCACACACTACTTCTGGAACTCGGGGCTCAATAG